Proteins encoded by one window of Actinocorallia herbida:
- a CDS encoding DegT/DnrJ/EryC1/StrS family aminotransferase codes for MTFVNPHQFFDLSREEPDSLTCLRSVLRDGQLFRYVETERESLNSLVEARFAEHFGKEAATAVANGTVGLRLALRALGVGPGDRVLVSAYSFIACAMAIASVGAVPIPMDLVEPLTDSTDLLVAPPFPVAAVMLVHVQGHSVAVRGMRDLCDRLGVPLIEDVSQALGAGTLHGVAGTLGDVAVTSFQQSKQVSSGEGGLVAGRADLVEKVYRMADLGAVRGAGGLPDWDDERAVLGDNLRMTELQAALVMDQARMLDDTISRQRAHRARLRELLGADVAPAVIDSEAPDRDAATHTLLLARDAMSAQRFCAALRAEQVLARVVWRKTFPEFGVFRRDEGLRKHLAALPGPKTAEELAPRILSVPSSKYVTEAGLAAVAEAVRANRGLLAESARNGAS; via the coding sequence ATGACCTTCGTGAACCCGCACCAGTTCTTCGACCTGTCGCGCGAAGAACCCGACTCGCTGACCTGCCTGCGGTCGGTCCTGCGCGACGGGCAGCTGTTCCGTTACGTGGAGACCGAACGGGAGTCCCTCAACAGCCTCGTCGAGGCCCGCTTCGCCGAGCACTTCGGTAAGGAGGCGGCGACCGCGGTCGCCAACGGGACCGTGGGCCTGCGGCTCGCCCTGCGCGCGCTGGGCGTGGGTCCCGGCGACCGCGTGCTGGTCAGCGCCTACTCGTTCATCGCGTGCGCCATGGCGATCGCCTCCGTCGGCGCGGTGCCGATCCCGATGGACCTGGTCGAGCCGCTGACGGACAGCACCGATCTGCTGGTGGCCCCGCCGTTCCCCGTCGCGGCGGTGATGCTGGTGCACGTCCAGGGGCACTCCGTGGCGGTGCGCGGGATGCGCGACCTGTGCGACCGGCTGGGCGTGCCGCTGATCGAGGACGTGAGCCAGGCGCTCGGCGCGGGCACCCTGCACGGCGTCGCCGGCACGCTCGGGGACGTCGCGGTCACCAGCTTCCAGCAGTCCAAGCAGGTGTCCTCGGGTGAGGGCGGCCTGGTCGCCGGCCGGGCGGACCTGGTCGAGAAGGTGTACCGGATGGCCGACCTGGGCGCGGTGCGCGGCGCGGGCGGGCTGCCCGACTGGGACGACGAGCGCGCCGTCCTCGGGGACAACCTGCGGATGACCGAGTTGCAGGCGGCACTGGTCATGGACCAGGCGCGGATGCTCGACGACACGATCTCCCGGCAGCGGGCCCACCGCGCGCGGCTGCGGGAGCTGCTCGGCGCCGACGTCGCCCCGGCCGTCATCGACAGCGAGGCCCCGGACCGGGACGCGGCCACGCACACCCTGCTGCTGGCGCGCGACGCGATGAGCGCGCAGCGGTTCTGCGCCGCGCTCCGCGCGGAGCAGGTGCTGGCCCGCGTGGTCTGGCGGAAGACCTTCCCCGAATTCGGGGTGTTCCGGCGCGACGAGGGGCTGCGCAAGCACCTCGCCGCGCTGCCGGGGCCGAAGACGGCGGAGGAGCTGGCCCCGCGGATCCTCAGTGTGCCGTCGTCGAAGTACGTGACCGAGGCCGGACTGGCCGCGGTCGCCGAGGCCGTCCGCGCCAACCGGGGCCTGCTGGCCGAGAGCGCGCGGAACGGGGCGTCGTGA
- a CDS encoding DegT/DnrJ/EryC1/StrS family aminotransferase → MPSSEHPGAVELARRFGQPDVVFTASGSAALEVAFEVLGVGAGDEVVVPDLGCPSIAAAVVRRGAVPVFVGVGPALTLSPDDVAAALSARTRAVVAAHHYGLPCDVRGIVDTLPPGITVIEDVAQTWGTLARGRISGSVGTLAVTSFGSSKPVSLGGGGALLGPPGVLRGAVSHGDVRDRRSPRPSSPARLPVRLLDDLPAAIAAADRRLAARRAAVAAFLDSDLSAHFRLPPRPPDSSAGWTRVPLYPVGPGSAAQVPRLRRTLGGVQPMHPVPPSGLPMFQDFAKRVVRGPGRPADPFLVKIG, encoded by the coding sequence ATGCCTTCGAGTGAGCACCCGGGAGCGGTGGAGCTGGCGCGCCGGTTCGGCCAGCCCGACGTGGTCTTCACCGCCTCGGGCTCCGCCGCCCTCGAGGTCGCCTTCGAGGTGCTCGGGGTCGGCGCGGGCGACGAGGTCGTCGTCCCCGACCTCGGCTGCCCTTCGATCGCGGCCGCGGTCGTCCGCCGGGGCGCCGTGCCGGTGTTCGTGGGCGTCGGCCCTGCGCTGACGCTGAGCCCGGACGACGTGGCGGCCGCGCTGTCCGCGCGGACCCGGGCGGTCGTGGCCGCGCACCACTACGGCCTGCCGTGCGACGTGCGCGGCATCGTCGACACGCTGCCCCCGGGCATCACCGTGATCGAGGACGTGGCCCAGACCTGGGGCACCCTGGCGCGGGGGCGGATCTCGGGTTCCGTGGGCACGCTCGCCGTGACGTCGTTCGGGTCGTCGAAGCCGGTGTCGCTGGGCGGCGGTGGTGCGCTGCTGGGGCCGCCCGGCGTGCTGCGCGGGGCCGTCTCCCACGGTGACGTAAGGGACAGGCGATCGCCTCGGCCCTCGTCTCCGGCGCGCCTGCCCGTCCGGCTGCTCGACGACCTGCCCGCCGCGATCGCGGCCGCCGACCGGCGGCTCGCCGCGCGGCGGGCCGCGGTCGCCGCGTTCCTCGACAGCGACCTCTCCGCGCACTTCCGCCTGCCGCCGCGGCCGCCGGACAGCAGCGCGGGGTGGACCCGGGTGCCGCTGTACCCCGTGGGGCCCGGGTCGGCGGCGCAGGTACCGCGGCTGCGGCGGACGCTCGGCGGCGTGCAGCCGATGCACCCGGTGCCTCCCTCGGGGCTCCCCATGTTCCAGGACTTCGCCAAACGGGTGGTCCGCGGTCCCGGTAGACCGGCCGACCCCTTCCTCGTCAAGATCGGATGA
- a CDS encoding GNAT family N-acetyltransferase — MAALEDLSPARVQRWQDAYERTGVRVQQSPAYARALSAAGSRILVATGDDVVAAFTRGPAMCSAVGADEPLLGTTEPCAARLVPVVAAVRRATGLPVYLPLVDDRYAEVSGHGEFACWDRPPNSLIDWTRQGLDLRDRVRERGTSQPDRKRRLVERDGLVLDHGTTGEAAARDMLAVDDRSWKAARGQSMRERGDQAALYGGLVRDGVVGVTFLRDGGAPVAFRLDSRAGDRLTCLKWSYDESYRRYSPGLYLLTEGLVRQWGDRGLRVVDLFGGPDTVKDLLHTHRVPRIDVWCGDPELGAAQARDRRALDERTGRARDGGRGLRHAFE; from the coding sequence GTGGCGGCGTTGGAAGACCTCTCGCCCGCCCGGGTCCAGCGCTGGCAGGACGCGTACGAGCGGACGGGCGTGCGGGTGCAGCAGTCGCCCGCCTACGCGCGTGCCCTGAGCGCGGCGGGGAGCCGGATCCTCGTGGCGACGGGCGACGACGTGGTCGCCGCGTTCACCCGCGGTCCGGCGATGTGCTCGGCCGTCGGGGCCGACGAGCCGCTTCTCGGCACGACGGAGCCGTGCGCCGCGCGGCTGGTGCCGGTGGTCGCGGCGGTCCGGCGGGCCACCGGCCTGCCGGTGTACCTGCCGCTGGTGGACGACCGGTACGCGGAGGTGTCCGGGCACGGTGAGTTCGCGTGCTGGGACCGGCCGCCGAACTCGCTGATCGACTGGACCCGGCAGGGCCTGGACCTGCGGGACCGGGTCCGCGAGCGCGGCACCTCGCAGCCGGACCGCAAGCGCCGCCTCGTCGAACGCGACGGGCTGGTGCTGGACCACGGGACGACGGGCGAGGCCGCCGCGCGGGACATGCTCGCCGTCGACGACCGGTCGTGGAAGGCAGCGCGCGGCCAGAGCATGCGCGAGCGCGGTGACCAGGCGGCGCTCTACGGCGGGCTGGTGCGCGACGGCGTCGTCGGCGTCACGTTCCTGCGCGACGGCGGCGCTCCCGTCGCGTTCCGGCTCGACTCCCGCGCGGGCGACCGGCTGACCTGCCTCAAGTGGTCCTACGACGAGTCCTACCGGCGCTACTCCCCCGGCCTCTACCTGCTCACCGAGGGCCTGGTCCGGCAGTGGGGCGACCGCGGGCTGCGCGTGGTCGACCTGTTCGGCGGCCCCGACACCGTCAAGGACCTGCTGCACACCCACCGGGTCCCCCGGATCGACGTCTGGTGCGGCGACCCGGAACTCGGCGCCGCGCAGGCCCGCGACCGGCGCGCGCTGGACGAGCGGACCGGACGGGCCCGTGACGGCGGAAGGGGGCTGCGCCATGCCTTCGAGTGA
- a CDS encoding asparagine synthetase B family protein, which translates to MRRWPPWPSRPGGPWRRWTDGLEDDGDREQREEGEIMCGIGGVLTIGGGEASGANSALFEHALGHRGRSGRGSYTGGRISMHCARHAVIALAEAEQPLHDATGGFVMVGNGEVLNHRDLIPRLTPERRDRLRPGDLQVALELFAAHGPAAFEDLRGPFALAVWDRARERLTLVRDRLGERPLYYFDDGAEFVFASEVRCLEAVLRGRLTHDDTSLLTFLGLGRCTGARTMYREIKALPPGEVLRVDLRDGARARRRLSPVSGLRDGLADPPGDAEVLDLLDQACRRVLVADRPLAVGFSGGIDSTVVLKAAMDRTDVAAVITVFSAADPDEDENLRRARAVARLLGVEVTEVPFALPSFDATLDVLHTTLDQPCAEPLVLHNDALHTAAGAHAGVLLGGHGADEVFGGYARYPVLLADGGRSATRAWMAASPWERWNRAAGWPRLVAELVSPEFAAAVDLPEDALDRPVPYGSAEDTDPVLFGQALDLFRLMAYDNFRATDENGIVRGVEVRSPFFDLDLIAGAFARPVGRRVDAANPKGLLKRRFEGTPLAPAFGARKVGFDDHFPYPAWISGNLPHFSEMIAEGPLVKMGLLRDGVVPRLSELDWRSQWRLFALSAWLTR; encoded by the coding sequence ATGCGGCGCTGGCCGCCGTGGCCGAGCCGGCCGGGCGGGCCCTGGCGGAGATGGACGGACGGGCTTGAGGACGACGGCGACCGGGAGCAGCGGGAGGAAGGCGAGATCATGTGCGGCATCGGCGGCGTACTGACCATCGGCGGCGGAGAGGCGAGCGGCGCGAACTCCGCCCTGTTCGAGCACGCGCTGGGGCACCGCGGCAGGTCGGGGCGCGGTTCCTACACCGGCGGGCGGATCTCGATGCACTGCGCCCGGCACGCCGTCATCGCCCTGGCGGAGGCCGAGCAGCCGCTCCACGACGCCACCGGCGGGTTCGTCATGGTGGGCAACGGCGAGGTGCTCAACCACCGCGACCTCATCCCGCGGCTCACCCCCGAGCGGCGTGACCGCCTGCGCCCGGGGGACCTCCAGGTCGCGCTGGAGCTGTTCGCCGCGCACGGTCCCGCGGCGTTCGAGGACCTGCGCGGTCCGTTCGCGCTCGCGGTGTGGGACCGGGCGCGGGAGCGGCTCACCCTGGTCAGGGACCGGCTCGGGGAACGTCCGCTCTACTACTTCGACGACGGCGCGGAGTTCGTGTTCGCCTCCGAGGTCCGGTGCCTGGAGGCCGTGCTGCGCGGTCGGCTCACGCACGACGACACGAGCCTGCTGACGTTCCTCGGACTGGGCCGCTGCACCGGTGCGCGGACCATGTACCGGGAGATCAAGGCCCTGCCCCCGGGCGAGGTGCTCCGGGTGGACCTGCGGGACGGCGCCCGCGCCCGGCGGCGGCTCTCCCCCGTCTCCGGCCTGCGTGACGGACTCGCCGACCCGCCCGGCGACGCGGAGGTACTGGACCTGCTGGACCAGGCATGCCGCCGGGTGCTGGTCGCCGACCGCCCGCTGGCGGTGGGCTTCTCCGGCGGCATCGACTCCACGGTCGTCCTCAAGGCGGCGATGGACCGGACCGACGTCGCCGCGGTCATCACCGTGTTCTCCGCCGCCGACCCGGACGAGGACGAGAACCTGCGCCGTGCCCGCGCCGTGGCGCGCCTGCTGGGGGTCGAGGTGACGGAGGTCCCCTTCGCCCTCCCGTCCTTCGACGCGACGCTGGACGTGCTGCACACGACGCTCGACCAGCCCTGCGCCGAACCGCTGGTGCTGCACAACGACGCCCTGCACACCGCCGCCGGGGCGCACGCCGGGGTGCTGCTCGGCGGACACGGCGCCGACGAGGTGTTCGGCGGCTACGCCCGCTACCCGGTCCTGCTGGCCGACGGCGGGCGGTCCGCCACACGGGCGTGGATGGCGGCGTCGCCGTGGGAGCGGTGGAACCGCGCCGCCGGGTGGCCGCGGCTCGTCGCGGAGCTCGTCAGCCCGGAGTTCGCGGCGGCCGTGGACCTGCCGGAGGACGCGCTGGACCGGCCCGTTCCCTACGGAAGCGCCGAGGACACCGACCCCGTGCTGTTCGGGCAGGCGCTCGACCTGTTCCGGCTCATGGCCTACGACAACTTCCGCGCGACCGACGAGAACGGCATCGTCCGCGGGGTGGAGGTGCGCTCCCCGTTCTTCGACCTCGACCTGATCGCCGGCGCGTTCGCGCGGCCCGTCGGCCGGCGGGTCGACGCCGCGAACCCGAAGGGCCTGCTGAAGCGGAGGTTCGAGGGGACGCCGCTGGCTCCTGCCTTCGGCGCACGTAAAGTCGGGTTCGACGATCATTTCCCCTATCCCGCCTGGATTTCTGGGAACCTGCCGCATTTCTCGGAAATGATCGCGGAGGGCCCGCTGGTGAAGATGGGCCTGCTGCGCGACGGAGTGGTGCCCCGATTGTCCGAACTCGACTGGCGATCGCAATGGCGGCTGTTCGCCCTTTCCGCATGGTTGACGCGGTGA
- a CDS encoding histidine phosphatase family protein, with the protein MSRSFAVLIRGLPGTGKTTTAALLRDALNPSVRVSNDSVRYMAQPRDFTAFTLEASERACLDLAISYCDSGFLPILDGVYEDVDFLEGQALRLERRGCKLIVVSLAAEMADLVERNDLRDPLQRMDETRLHRLHAGYRTTGYALPIRGKLPEEVCDDLLDIIERERPAEEEAPIGADEVDLLFMRHGAPDYPAGVYPDPFTLGLSARGRAEARAARPAIRRFAPDVVLGSDFARAVETAELATAGLELKTETTEALRERVFHQLVGREVAAVLAEMGEDGRHVMGGNSDLVELPGDESYADARERVRDFFDGLPARYGGKRILVVAHGGPHQWLVERALGVDLRGVRRYRWGTGCFSRFTLSPRETRLEAMNLPPGAVVSGLDLGAV; encoded by the coding sequence GTGAGCCGATCGTTCGCCGTACTGATCCGCGGCCTTCCGGGGACGGGGAAGACGACGACGGCCGCCCTGCTGCGGGATGCGCTCAACCCCTCGGTGCGCGTGTCCAACGACTCCGTGCGCTACATGGCGCAACCCCGGGACTTCACCGCCTTCACCCTGGAGGCGTCCGAGCGGGCGTGCCTGGACCTCGCGATCTCCTACTGCGACAGCGGCTTCCTGCCCATCCTCGACGGCGTCTACGAGGACGTCGACTTCCTGGAGGGCCAGGCCCTGCGCCTCGAACGGCGGGGGTGCAAGCTCATCGTCGTCTCCCTGGCCGCCGAGATGGCCGACCTCGTGGAGCGCAACGATCTCCGTGACCCGCTCCAGCGGATGGACGAGACCCGGCTCCACCGGCTCCACGCCGGCTACCGGACGACCGGCTACGCCCTGCCGATCCGGGGCAAGCTCCCCGAGGAGGTCTGCGACGACCTCCTCGACATCATCGAGCGGGAGCGGCCCGCGGAGGAGGAGGCCCCGATCGGCGCCGACGAGGTCGACCTGCTGTTCATGCGGCACGGCGCCCCCGACTATCCGGCCGGGGTCTATCCGGATCCGTTCACCCTGGGTCTGTCGGCGCGTGGTCGCGCCGAGGCCAGGGCCGCGCGGCCCGCGATCCGGCGGTTCGCGCCGGACGTCGTCCTCGGCTCGGACTTCGCGCGGGCGGTGGAGACCGCCGAGCTCGCCACCGCGGGCCTCGAGCTGAAGACCGAGACCACCGAGGCGCTCCGGGAGCGCGTGTTCCACCAGCTGGTCGGCCGGGAGGTCGCCGCCGTTCTCGCCGAGATGGGCGAGGACGGCCGGCACGTCATGGGCGGGAACAGCGACCTGGTGGAACTGCCCGGCGACGAGTCGTACGCCGACGCGCGTGAACGGGTGCGCGACTTCTTCGACGGCCTGCCCGCGCGGTACGGCGGCAAGCGGATCCTCGTCGTGGCGCATGGGGGGCCGCACCAGTGGCTGGTGGAGCGGGCGCTCGGCGTCGACCTCCGAGGGGTGCGCCGGTACCGCTGGGGCACCGGGTGCTTCAGCCGGTTCACGCTCTCCCCCCGGGAGACCCGGCTCGAGGCGATGAACCTCCCCCCCGGCGCGGTGGTGTCCGGCCTGGACCTGGGCGCCGTGTAG
- a CDS encoding TIGR00730 family Rossman fold protein has translation MQTHNGLDAALRSIADELTVVRDWHQVSRSLEQGRFATVFGSARTERGAPSYEMARELGEALAERGWAVVTGGGPGIMQAARDGSGDTRSRSVRIEIPGEEPETVLDRTRAITVATFALRKLLLIHDIDALFVFPGGVGTFDELFEVLVQQDTGRLRRIPVVLVEPEGGRLWDAWLRFMDEHLMQSGLASPSVLANLRSAKSVDAALAAVAEPAGRALAEMDGRA, from the coding sequence ATGCAGACCCACAACGGGCTCGACGCGGCACTGCGGTCCATCGCGGACGAGCTGACGGTCGTGCGCGACTGGCACCAGGTGTCCCGGTCACTGGAACAGGGCAGGTTCGCCACGGTCTTCGGCTCGGCCCGCACGGAACGCGGCGCGCCGTCCTACGAGATGGCCCGGGAGCTCGGCGAGGCGCTCGCCGAACGCGGCTGGGCGGTGGTGACCGGCGGGGGGCCGGGCATCATGCAGGCGGCACGGGACGGCAGCGGCGACACCCGTTCGCGGTCGGTGCGGATCGAGATCCCGGGCGAGGAGCCGGAGACGGTCCTCGACCGCACCCGGGCGATCACCGTCGCCACCTTCGCCCTGCGCAAGCTGCTGCTCATCCACGACATCGACGCGCTGTTCGTCTTCCCCGGCGGTGTCGGCACCTTCGACGAGCTCTTCGAGGTGCTGGTGCAGCAGGACACCGGCAGGCTGCGCCGCATTCCCGTGGTGCTGGTGGAGCCGGAGGGCGGACGCCTGTGGGACGCGTGGCTGCGCTTCATGGACGAGCACCTGATGCAGAGCGGCCTGGCCAGCCCGTCGGTGCTGGCGAACCTGAGGTCGGCGAAGTCCGTCGATGCGGCGCTGGCCGCCGTGGCCGAGCCGGCCGGGCGGGCCCTGGCGGAGATGGACGGACGGGCTTGA